In the genome of Lagopus muta isolate bLagMut1 chromosome 21, bLagMut1 primary, whole genome shotgun sequence, one region contains:
- the LOC125703513 gene encoding LOW QUALITY PROTEIN: migration and invasion-inhibitory protein (The sequence of the model RefSeq protein was modified relative to this genomic sequence to represent the inferred CDS: deleted 1 base in 1 codon): MESEHLRLRQANQDLLQRLRVKQEEIRKSLPSKPLLPASLCNRATAEASVPLPKRGKENQVDGVFTQHDPATLVSVEPRACTARAALCSSLKHSSNDRGVQQQTRMQESVLQSCFPAKEKNLIPVSAVITCERETCGLVGDSHAQGSAEEDSFLLGREKNRRQTTLPRGSSEKNELRGHLDPSANRVQSEETSKEATTPKSILLTSQSKGLKKEAGHVSFQAEPEEHTVPVSSWSVRPFLGYDWIAGLLDTNSSVEEKSDQYFAELHEFRQANKEACISEQHMETEPLECIIPEQDLIASSHKCVYCYRLNQRLFPVPMDSDSACPVCKVPRTHQPPETLEEPAYVRVSIPRSTLMPAYKYKAHCRKSFEPADSLALPSHCLVGWENTIPSSDPTVSSLDLQASLKEKPHHPSHLVRIACKQSWRCELHV; encoded by the exons ATGGAGTCAGAGCACCTCAGGTTGCGTCAGGCCAACCAGGACCTTCTACAAAGGCTCAGAGTGAAGCAGGAAGAGATAAGAAAAAGTCTTCCCAGCAAGCCGCTTCTTCCAGCATCTCTTTGTAATAGAGCAACTGCTGAAGCATCTGTCCCCTTGCCCAAGAGAGGG aaggaaaatcaaGTTGATGGTGTGTTCACACAGCACGATCCTGCAACGTTGGTGTCTGTGGAACCCAGAGCTTGCACAGCCAGAGCAGCCCTTTGTTCATCactcaaacacagcagcaatgaCAGAGGGGTGCAGCAACAAACGAGGATGCAGGAATCAGTTTTGCAATCCTGCTTTCCtgctaaagagaaaaatcttatACCTGTGTCTGCAGTCATTACATGTGAGAGAGAAACTTGTGGACTGGTTGGGGATAGCCATGCTCAAGGAAGTGCAGAGGAAGACTCCTTCCTTCTAGGACgtgaaaagaacagaagacaGACTACTCTTCCACGTGGTTCCAGTGAGAAGAATGAGCTTAGGGGTCATTTGGACCCATCAGCAAACAGAGTACAAAGTGAAGAGACCTCCAAGGAAGCCACAACACCTAAATCAATCCTGCTGACATCTCAGTCCAAAGGGTTGAAG aaggaAGCTGGTCATGTGAGTTTTCAAGCTGAGCCTGAAGAACACACTGTGCCTGTGAGTAGCTGGTCCGTGCGTCCGTTCCTGGGCTATGACTGGATTGCAG GGCTTCTAGATACAAActcttcagtggaagaaaaatctgatcAATATTTTGCTGAGCTCCACGAGTTTCGACAGGCCAACAAAGAAGCATGTATCTCTGAGCAGCACATGGA GACTGAGCCTCTGGAATGCATAATTCCTGAACAAGACTTGATAGCCAGCTCCCATAAAT GTGTTTACTGTTACCGATTAAACCAGCGCCTCTTTCCTGTCCCTATGGATTCAGATTCTGCCTGTCCTGTATGTAAGGTCCCACGTACCCACCAGCCCCCAGAGACACTGGAAGAGCCAGCCTATGTCAG GGTCAGCATTCCCAGGTCTACTCTTATGCCTGCCTACAAATACAAAgctcactgcaggaaaagctTTGAACCAGCAGACAGCCTTGCGTTACCTTCG CATTGCCTGGTTGGCTGGGAAAATACCATTCCTTCCAGTGACCCCACAGTCAGCAGTTTGGATCTGCAAGCTTCACTGAAAGAGAAACCTCACCAT CCCTCTCACCTGGTAAGGATAGCTTGTAAACAGTCGTGGAGATGTGAATTACATGTATAG